A single region of the Streptomyces virginiae genome encodes:
- the pgi gene encoding glucose-6-phosphate isomerase — MNAGSRTKLTRTPEWLALGKHREEFGQTHLRELFEENPGRGAGYTLQVGDLHIDYSKHLVTDETLALLHELADATGVAELREAMFRGEKINTTEDRAVLHTALRAPADAVVEVDGENVIPEVHAVLDKMAAFSDQVRSGAWTGFTGKRIRNVVNIGIGGSDLGPAMAYEALRAFTDRDLTVRFVSNVDGADLHEAVRGLDPAETLFIIASKTFTTIETVTNATSARGWLLAGLGGDQAAVARHFVALSTNAEKVTDFGIDPANMFGFWDWVGGRYSFDSAIGLSLMIAIGPDAFREMLGGFHAMDEHFRTAPAHENAPLLMGLLGIWYGAFFDAQSHAVLPYSHYLSRFTAYLQQLDMESNGKSVDRDGNPVEWQTGPVVWGTPGTNGQHAYYQLIHQGTKVIPADFIGFARPVAELEAAPAAQHDLLMANFFAQTQALAFGKTADEVRAEGAPESLVPHKTFRGNHPTTTILAGELSPSVLGQLIALYEHKVFVQGAVWNIDSFDQWGVELGKVLAKRVEPALSEGADVPGLDASTKALVATYRKLRGRG; from the coding sequence ATGAACGCAGGCAGCCGTACCAAGCTGACCCGGACGCCCGAGTGGCTGGCACTCGGCAAGCACCGGGAGGAGTTCGGGCAGACGCATCTGCGGGAACTGTTCGAGGAGAATCCCGGCCGCGGCGCCGGCTACACCCTGCAGGTCGGAGACCTGCACATCGACTACTCGAAGCACCTCGTCACCGACGAGACGCTCGCGCTGCTCCACGAGCTGGCCGACGCCACGGGCGTGGCGGAGCTGCGCGAGGCGATGTTCCGCGGCGAGAAGATCAACACGACCGAGGACCGGGCGGTGCTGCACACCGCCCTGCGCGCACCGGCCGACGCGGTCGTCGAGGTGGACGGCGAGAACGTCATCCCCGAGGTGCACGCCGTTCTCGACAAGATGGCGGCCTTCTCCGACCAGGTCCGGTCGGGCGCGTGGACCGGCTTCACCGGCAAGCGCATCCGCAACGTCGTCAACATCGGCATCGGCGGCTCCGACCTCGGCCCGGCCATGGCCTACGAAGCCCTGCGCGCCTTCACCGACCGCGATCTGACGGTGCGCTTCGTCTCCAACGTCGACGGCGCCGACCTGCACGAGGCCGTGCGGGGCCTGGACCCGGCCGAGACGCTGTTCATCATCGCCTCCAAGACCTTCACCACCATCGAGACCGTCACCAACGCCACCTCGGCGCGTGGTTGGCTGCTCGCCGGTCTGGGCGGCGACCAGGCCGCCGTGGCCCGGCACTTCGTGGCGCTGTCCACCAACGCGGAGAAGGTCACCGACTTCGGCATCGATCCGGCCAACATGTTCGGGTTCTGGGACTGGGTCGGCGGACGCTACTCCTTCGACTCCGCCATCGGCCTCTCGCTGATGATCGCGATCGGCCCGGACGCCTTCCGCGAGATGCTCGGCGGCTTCCACGCCATGGACGAGCACTTCCGTACGGCGCCCGCGCACGAGAACGCGCCGCTACTGATGGGCCTGTTGGGGATCTGGTACGGCGCCTTCTTCGACGCGCAGTCGCACGCGGTGCTCCCGTACAGCCACTACCTCTCGCGGTTCACGGCGTACTTGCAGCAGCTCGACATGGAGTCCAACGGCAAGTCCGTGGACCGCGACGGCAACCCGGTGGAGTGGCAGACGGGCCCGGTGGTCTGGGGCACGCCCGGCACCAACGGACAGCACGCCTACTACCAGCTGATCCACCAGGGGACGAAGGTGATCCCCGCGGACTTCATCGGCTTCGCCCGGCCGGTGGCGGAGCTGGAGGCCGCCCCGGCGGCCCAGCACGACCTGCTGATGGCGAACTTCTTCGCGCAGACCCAGGCGCTGGCCTTCGGCAAGACCGCCGACGAGGTGCGTGCCGAGGGCGCCCCGGAGTCGTTGGTCCCGCACAAGACCTTCCGCGGGAACCACCCGACGACCACCATCCTGGCCGGGGAACTCTCCCCGTCGGTGCTGGGCCAGCTGATCGCGCTCTACGAGCACAAGGTGTTCGTCCAGGGCGCGGTGTGGAACATCGACTCCTTCGACCAGTGGGGCGTCGAGCTCGGCAAGGTGCTCGCCAAGCGCGTCGAGCCCGCGCTGAGCGAGGGAGCGGACGTGCCGGGGCTGGACGCCTCGACGAAGGCCCTGGTGGCCACGTACCGGAAGCTGCGCGGCCGCGGCTGA
- the zwf gene encoding glucose-6-phosphate dehydrogenase, whose product MSVNGANPLRDAQDRRLPRIAGPSGLVIFGVTGDLSRKKLMPAVYDLANRGLLPPGFSLIGFARREWQDEDFAQVVHDAVKEHSRTPFREEVWQQLVQGCRFVSGDFDDDAAFETLKATIEELDKAQGTGGNFAFYLSVPPKFFPKVVQQLKDHGLAQKEGSWRRAVIEKPFGHDLKSAEELNKVVHEVFPRDEVFRIDHYLGKETVQNILALRFANTMFEPIWNRSYVDHVQITMAEDIGIGGRAGYYDGIGAARDVIQNHLLQLLALTAMEEPGSFHPKALVAEKLKVLTAVELPEDLGKHTVRGQYSAAWQGGEKVVGYLEEDGIDPKSKTDTYAAIRLEINNRRWAGVPFYLRTGKRLGRRVTEIAVVFKRAPYLPFESGATEELGQNALVIRVQPDEGVTVRFGSKVPGTSMEVRDVTMDFAYGESFTESSPEAYERLILDVLLGDANLFPRHQEVELSWNILDPIEEYWDKHGKPAQYPSGTWGPVEADEMLARDGRSWRRP is encoded by the coding sequence TTGTCTGTAAACGGAGCGAACCCGCTTCGTGACGCACAGGACCGGCGGCTCCCGCGTATCGCGGGGCCGTCCGGCCTGGTCATTTTCGGCGTTACGGGTGACCTGTCGCGCAAGAAGCTGATGCCTGCCGTCTACGACCTGGCCAACAGAGGCCTGCTCCCGCCGGGCTTCTCGCTGATCGGGTTCGCCCGCCGCGAGTGGCAGGACGAGGACTTCGCGCAGGTGGTCCACGACGCCGTCAAGGAGCACTCCCGGACGCCCTTCCGCGAGGAAGTGTGGCAGCAGCTCGTGCAGGGCTGCCGTTTCGTCTCGGGCGACTTCGACGACGACGCCGCCTTCGAGACCCTGAAGGCGACCATAGAGGAGCTGGACAAGGCACAGGGCACGGGCGGCAACTTCGCCTTCTACCTGTCCGTCCCGCCGAAGTTCTTCCCCAAGGTGGTCCAGCAGCTCAAGGACCACGGGCTGGCGCAGAAGGAGGGCTCCTGGCGGCGTGCCGTCATCGAGAAGCCCTTCGGACACGACCTGAAGAGCGCCGAGGAACTGAACAAGGTCGTCCACGAGGTCTTCCCGCGTGACGAGGTCTTCCGGATCGACCACTACCTCGGCAAGGAGACCGTCCAGAACATCCTGGCGCTCCGCTTCGCCAACACGATGTTCGAGCCGATCTGGAACCGGTCGTACGTCGACCACGTGCAGATCACCATGGCCGAGGACATCGGCATCGGCGGCCGGGCCGGCTACTACGACGGCATCGGCGCGGCCCGTGACGTCATCCAGAACCACCTGCTGCAGCTGCTCGCGCTGACCGCGATGGAGGAGCCCGGCTCCTTCCACCCCAAGGCGCTGGTGGCCGAGAAGCTCAAGGTGCTGACCGCCGTCGAGCTGCCGGAGGACCTGGGCAAGCACACCGTGCGCGGCCAGTACTCGGCGGCCTGGCAGGGCGGCGAGAAGGTCGTCGGGTACCTCGAAGAGGACGGCATCGACCCCAAGTCGAAGACCGACACCTACGCGGCCATCCGCCTGGAGATCAACAACCGCCGCTGGGCGGGCGTCCCGTTCTACCTGCGGACGGGCAAGCGCCTGGGCCGCCGGGTGACCGAGATCGCGGTCGTCTTCAAGCGGGCCCCGTACCTGCCGTTCGAGTCGGGCGCGACCGAGGAGCTGGGGCAGAACGCCCTGGTCATCCGGGTCCAGCCGGACGAGGGCGTGACGGTCCGCTTCGGCTCCAAGGTTCCGGGCACCTCCATGGAGGTCCGGGACGTGACGATGGACTTCGCCTACGGCGAGTCCTTCACGGAGTCGAGCCCCGAGGCGTACGAGCGACTGATCCTCGACGTGCTCCTCGGCGACGCGAACCTCTTCCCGCGTCACCAGGAGGTCGAGCTGTCCTGGAACATCCTCGACCCGATCGAGGAGTACTGGGACAAGCACGGCAAGCCCGCGCAGTACCCGTCGGGCACCTGGGGGCCGGTCGAGGCGGACGAGATGCTCGCACGAGACGGACGGAGCTGGCGCCGGCCATGA
- the pgl gene encoding 6-phosphogluconolactonase — protein MTTPQVVVHRDKELMAQATAARLITKIVDAQTARGTASVVLTGGRNGNGLLAALATAPARDAIDWSLLDLWWGDERYVPADDPERNHTQAREALLDAVPVDPARVHVMPASDGPYGGDVDAAAAAYAAELAKAAGPEDHGPVPTFDVLMLGVGPDTHVASLFPEHPAARETERTVVGVHGAPKPPPTRISLTLPAIRAAREVWLLAAGEDKAGAVSLALGGAGGVQAPAAAAYGRSRTLWLLDRAAAAKLPTGMYPPASS, from the coding sequence ATGACGACTCCCCAGGTCGTCGTCCACCGGGACAAGGAACTGATGGCTCAGGCCACCGCGGCCCGGCTCATCACCAAGATCGTGGACGCGCAGACGGCCCGCGGCACCGCGTCCGTCGTCCTCACCGGCGGACGCAACGGCAACGGCCTGCTCGCGGCCCTGGCCACCGCCCCCGCGCGGGACGCGATCGACTGGTCCCTGCTGGACCTCTGGTGGGGCGACGAGCGTTACGTCCCCGCCGACGACCCCGAGCGCAACCACACCCAGGCCCGTGAGGCCCTCCTGGACGCGGTCCCGGTGGACCCCGCCCGCGTGCACGTGATGCCCGCGTCCGACGGCCCGTACGGGGGCGACGTGGACGCCGCGGCGGCCGCCTACGCGGCCGAGCTGGCGAAGGCGGCCGGCCCGGAGGACCACGGTCCGGTCCCCACCTTCGACGTGCTGATGCTGGGCGTGGGCCCGGACACGCACGTGGCCTCGCTGTTCCCGGAGCACCCGGCGGCCCGCGAGACCGAGCGCACGGTGGTCGGCGTGCACGGCGCCCCGAAGCCCCCGCCCACCCGGATCTCGCTCACCCTCCCGGCGATCCGGGCAGCCCGTGAGGTCTGGCTGCTGGCCGCGGGCGAGGACAAGGCCGGGGCGGTCTCCCTGGCCCTCGGCGGCGCGGGCGGGGTCCAGGCCCCGGCCGCGGCGGCGTACGGCCGCTCCCGCACCCTGTGGCTCCTGGACCGCGCTGCGGCGGCCAAGCTCCCGACCGGGATGTACCCCCCGGCCTCCTCCTGA
- a CDS encoding RNA polymerase-binding protein RbpA, whose protein sequence is MASGNAIRGSRVGAGPMGEAERGESAPRLRISFWCSNGHETQPSFASDAQVPDTWDCPRCGFPAGQDRDNPPAPPRTEPYKTHLAYVRERRSDADGEAILAEALAKLRGEI, encoded by the coding sequence GTGGCAAGTGGCAACGCGATCCGTGGTAGCCGGGTCGGAGCGGGGCCGATGGGTGAGGCGGAACGCGGCGAGTCCGCGCCCCGTCTGCGCATCTCCTTCTGGTGCTCGAACGGGCACGAGACGCAGCCGAGCTTCGCCAGCGACGCGCAGGTGCCCGACACCTGGGACTGCCCGCGCTGCGGGTTCCCGGCCGGTCAGGACCGGGACAACCCGCCCGCGCCGCCGCGCACCGAGCCGTACAAGACGCACCTGGCGTACGTACGGGAACGGCGCTCGGACGCCGACGGCGAGGCGATCCTCGCCGAGGCGCTCGCCAAGCTCCGCGGCGAGATCTGA
- a CDS encoding phosphoglycerate kinase: protein MKTIDELLAEGVKGKRVFVRADLNVPLAEGTITDDGRIRAVRPAIAKLAEAGARVIVASHLGRPKGTGVEPAFSLAPAATRLGELLGADVAFATDTVGASAKETVAALTDGQVAVIENLRFNAGETSKDDAERGAFADQLAELADVYVGDGFGAVHRKHASVFDLPARLPHAAGYLIATEVGVLKKLTAEVERPYVVVLGGAKVSDKLAVIDELLGKADRILIGGGMAYTFLYAKGYEVGISLLQKDQVEVVKEYMKRAEETGVELVLPVDVLVSAEFPDLKGKTPADFTVVDADKIPADKEGLDIGPKTRELYASKIADAKTVFWNGPVGVFEHPDYAGGTTAVAQALLDSSAFTVVGGGDSAAAVRILGFDENAFGHISTGGGASLEYLEGKTLPGLAALEG from the coding sequence ATGAAGACGATCGATGAACTGCTCGCCGAAGGCGTCAAGGGCAAGCGGGTCTTCGTCCGCGCGGACCTGAACGTCCCGCTGGCCGAGGGCACCATCACCGACGACGGCCGCATCCGCGCCGTCCGTCCCGCGATCGCGAAGCTCGCCGAAGCCGGCGCCCGCGTCATCGTGGCCTCCCACCTGGGCCGGCCCAAGGGCACCGGCGTCGAGCCGGCGTTCTCGCTCGCCCCGGCCGCCACCCGCCTCGGCGAACTGCTCGGTGCGGACGTGGCGTTCGCCACCGACACCGTCGGCGCCTCCGCCAAGGAGACCGTCGCGGCTCTCACCGACGGCCAGGTCGCCGTCATCGAGAACCTGCGCTTCAACGCCGGCGAGACGTCCAAGGACGACGCCGAGCGCGGCGCCTTCGCGGACCAGCTCGCCGAGCTCGCCGACGTCTACGTCGGCGACGGCTTCGGCGCCGTGCACCGCAAGCACGCCTCGGTCTTCGACCTGCCCGCCCGCCTCCCGCACGCGGCCGGCTACCTCATCGCCACCGAGGTCGGCGTCCTGAAGAAGCTGACCGCCGAGGTCGAGCGCCCGTACGTGGTGGTCCTGGGCGGCGCCAAGGTCTCCGACAAGCTCGCCGTCATCGACGAGCTGCTCGGCAAGGCCGACCGCATCCTCATCGGCGGCGGCATGGCCTACACCTTCCTCTACGCCAAGGGCTACGAGGTCGGCATCTCCCTGCTCCAGAAGGACCAGGTGGAGGTCGTCAAGGAGTACATGAAGCGCGCCGAGGAAACCGGCGTCGAGCTGGTCCTCCCGGTCGACGTCCTGGTCTCCGCGGAATTCCCGGACCTCAAGGGCAAGACCCCGGCCGACTTCACGGTCGTCGACGCGGACAAGATCCCCGCCGACAAGGAGGGCCTGGACATCGGCCCGAAGACGCGTGAGCTGTACGCGTCGAAGATCGCCGACGCCAAGACCGTCTTCTGGAACGGTCCGGTGGGCGTCTTCGAGCACCCCGACTACGCCGGGGGCACCACGGCCGTCGCCCAGGCCCTGCTCGACAGCAGCGCCTTCACCGTCGTCGGCGGTGGCGACAGCGCCGCCGCGGTCCGCATCCTGGGCTTCGACGAGAATGCATTCGGCCACATCTCGACCGGTGGCGGCGCCTCCCTCGAATACCTCGAGGGCAAGACGCTCCCCGGCCTCGCCGCCCTGGAGGGCTGA
- the tpiA gene encoding triose-phosphate isomerase: MTTRTPLMAGNWKMNLNHLEAIAHVQKLAFALADKDYDAVEVAVLPPFVDLRSVQTLVDGDKLKIKYGAQDISAHDSGAYTGEISGPMLSKLKCTFVAVGHSERRQYHGETDEICNAKVKAAYRHGITPILCVGEGLDVRKAGEQVAYTLRQLDGGLEGVPAEQVESIVIAYEPVWAIGTGEVATPDDAQEVCGAIRGRLAELYSQELADKVRIQYGGSVKSGNIAAIMAQPDVDGALIGGAALDAEEFVKIVRFRDQ, from the coding sequence ATGACCACGCGCACCCCGCTCATGGCGGGCAACTGGAAGATGAACCTCAACCACCTCGAGGCCATCGCCCACGTCCAGAAGCTCGCCTTCGCCCTCGCCGACAAGGACTACGACGCCGTCGAGGTCGCGGTCCTGCCGCCCTTCGTCGACCTCCGTTCCGTCCAGACCCTGGTCGACGGCGACAAGCTGAAGATCAAGTACGGCGCTCAGGACATCTCCGCGCACGACTCCGGTGCCTACACCGGTGAGATCTCCGGCCCGATGCTGTCGAAGCTGAAGTGCACGTTCGTGGCCGTCGGCCACAGCGAGCGCCGCCAGTACCACGGCGAGACCGACGAGATCTGCAACGCCAAGGTCAAGGCCGCCTACCGGCACGGGATCACCCCGATCCTGTGCGTCGGCGAAGGCCTGGACGTCCGTAAGGCCGGCGAGCAGGTCGCCTACACCCTGCGCCAGCTCGACGGCGGCCTGGAAGGCGTCCCGGCCGAGCAGGTCGAGTCCATCGTGATCGCCTACGAGCCCGTCTGGGCCATCGGGACCGGCGAGGTCGCCACCCCCGACGACGCCCAGGAGGTCTGCGGGGCGATCCGCGGCCGCCTCGCCGAGCTGTACTCGCAGGAGCTGGCCGACAAGGTCCGCATCCAGTACGGCGGCTCCGTGAAGTCCGGGAACATCGCGGCGATCATGGCCCAGCCCGACGTCGACGGCGCCCTGATCGGCGGCGCCGCGCTGGACGCGGAGGAGTTCGTCAAGATCGTCCGCTTCCGCGACCAGTGA
- the opcA gene encoding glucose-6-phosphate dehydrogenase assembly protein OpcA, producing the protein MKIDLTETNSSKINAAMVQARRDIGTPAIGMVLTLVIVTDEENAYDALKSANDASHEHPSRIVVVIKRASRSPRSRRDARLDAEVRVGADSGSGETVVLRLHGELVDHAQSVVLPLLLPDAPVVVWWPDGAPADLAGDPLGALGQRRITDTYSCEDPIRALGGRAGAYAPGDTDLSWTRITPWRSMLAAALDQQALSVVSATVEGEDENPSCELLAMWLADRLQVPVRRTLSSGPGLTAVRLSTKDGDIVLDRADGALATLCMPGQPDRAVALKRRDTAELLAEELRRLDPDNTYEASLKFGVARLEASVSEPAEPEAPAKAEAAAPAKAEPSKPAAKPTKKTAAK; encoded by the coding sequence ATGAAGATCGACCTCACGGAGACCAACTCCAGCAAGATCAATGCCGCGATGGTGCAGGCACGCCGGGACATCGGCACGCCGGCCATCGGCATGGTCCTCACGCTGGTGATCGTGACCGACGAGGAGAACGCGTACGACGCGCTCAAGTCGGCGAACGACGCGTCCCACGAACACCCCTCGCGGATCGTCGTCGTCATCAAGCGGGCCAGCCGCTCGCCACGCAGCCGCCGCGACGCCCGGCTCGACGCGGAAGTCCGCGTCGGGGCGGACTCCGGCAGCGGGGAAACGGTTGTGCTCCGCCTTCACGGCGAACTGGTCGACCACGCCCAGTCGGTGGTTCTCCCGCTGCTCCTGCCGGACGCCCCCGTGGTCGTCTGGTGGCCGGACGGTGCTCCCGCGGACCTGGCGGGCGATCCGCTGGGTGCGCTGGGGCAGCGCCGGATCACGGACACGTACTCCTGCGAGGACCCGATCAGGGCGCTCGGCGGCCGGGCGGGGGCGTACGCCCCCGGCGACACCGACCTGTCGTGGACCCGGATCACCCCGTGGCGTTCCATGCTGGCCGCGGCGCTGGACCAGCAGGCCCTGTCGGTCGTCTCGGCGACCGTCGAGGGCGAGGACGAGAACCCGAGCTGCGAACTGCTGGCCATGTGGCTGGCGGACCGGCTCCAGGTCCCCGTCAGGCGCACGCTGTCGTCGGGCCCGGGCCTGACGGCCGTACGCCTGTCCACCAAGGACGGCGACATCGTCCTGGACCGGGCGGACGGCGCGCTGGCCACGCTGTGCATGCCGGGGCAGCCCGACCGTGCGGTGGCGCTCAAGCGCCGCGACACGGCCGAGCTCCTGGCGGAGGAGCTGCGCAGGCTGGACCCGGACAACACGTACGAGGCCTCGCTGAAGTTCGGCGTGGCGCGGCTGGAGGCGTCGGTCTCGGAGCCGGCGGAGCCCGAGGCTCCCGCCAAGGCCGAGGCCGCAGCTCCGGCCAAGGCCGAGCCCTCGAAGCCGGCCGCCAAGCCGACGAAGAAGACCGCGGCCAAGTAG
- the tal gene encoding transaldolase, with amino-acid sequence MTDALKRLSDEGVAIWLDDLSRKRITSGNLAELIDQSHVVGVTTNPAIFQKAISGGEGYEQQLTDLATRKVTVEEALRMITTADVRDAADILRPVYDRTDGQDGRVSIEVDPRLAHNTPATIAEAKQLAWLVDRPNTLIKIPATKAGLPAITEVIGKGISVNVTLIFSLERYREVMDAYLSGLEKAKAAGLDLSLIHSVASFFVSRVDSEIDKRLDAVGTDEAKALKGKAALANARLAYEAYEEVFASERWTALERVGANKQRALWASTGVKDPAYKDTLYVDDLVAPNTVNTMPEATLEATADHGQITGDTVRGTYEQARAELDAVAKLGISYDDVVQLLEDEGVEKFEASWNDLLKSTEAELERLAPTEA; translated from the coding sequence ATGACAGACGCACTCAAGCGCCTCTCCGACGAAGGCGTCGCGATCTGGCTGGACGACCTGTCCCGCAAGCGCATCACGTCCGGCAACCTGGCCGAGCTCATCGACCAGTCGCACGTGGTCGGTGTCACCACCAACCCGGCGATCTTCCAGAAGGCCATCAGCGGCGGCGAGGGCTACGAGCAGCAGCTCACCGACCTCGCGACCCGCAAGGTCACCGTGGAAGAGGCCCTGCGCATGATCACGACGGCGGACGTCAGGGACGCCGCCGACATCCTGCGCCCGGTCTACGACCGCACCGACGGCCAGGACGGCCGTGTGTCGATCGAGGTCGACCCGCGCCTGGCGCACAACACCCCGGCGACCATCGCCGAGGCCAAGCAGCTCGCCTGGCTGGTGGACCGCCCGAACACGCTCATCAAGATCCCGGCGACCAAGGCCGGCCTGCCGGCGATCACCGAGGTCATCGGCAAGGGCATCAGCGTCAACGTCACGCTGATCTTCTCGCTGGAGCGCTACCGCGAGGTCATGGACGCGTACCTGTCGGGTCTGGAGAAGGCCAAGGCCGCCGGCCTGGACCTCTCGCTGATCCACTCGGTCGCCTCCTTCTTCGTGTCCCGCGTGGACTCGGAGATCGACAAGCGCCTCGACGCGGTCGGCACCGACGAGGCGAAGGCCCTCAAGGGCAAGGCGGCGCTCGCCAACGCCCGTCTGGCCTACGAGGCCTACGAGGAGGTCTTCGCCTCGGAGCGCTGGACCGCCCTGGAGCGGGTCGGCGCCAACAAGCAGCGTGCGCTGTGGGCCTCGACCGGCGTCAAGGACCCGGCGTACAAGGACACCCTGTACGTGGACGACCTGGTCGCCCCGAACACGGTGAACACCATGCCGGAGGCCACCCTGGAGGCCACCGCCGACCACGGGCAGATCACGGGCGACACCGTGCGCGGCACCTACGAGCAGGCGCGCGCCGAGCTCGACGCGGTCGCGAAGCTGGGCATCTCGTACGACGATGTGGTGCAGCTGCTCGAGGACGAGGGCGTCGAGAAGTTCGAGGCGTCCTGGAACGACCTGCTGAAGTCGACCGAGGCGGAGCTTGAGCGCCTCGCCCCCACGGAGGCCTGA
- the tkt gene encoding transketolase → MSTKPTTTELEWTELDQRAVDTARILAADAVQKVGNGHPGTAMSLAPAAYTLFQKVMRHDPADPEWVGRDRFVLSAGHSSLTLYTQLYLGGFGLELADLEAFRTWGSKTPGHPEYGHTKGVETTTGPLGQGIANAVGMAMASRYERGLFDPEAAPGTSPFDHMIYAIAGDGCLQEGISHEASALAGHQKLGNLVLLWDDNHISIEGDTETAVSEDTLKRYEAYGWHVQRVEQQENGDLDPKALFAALQAAKAETGRPSFIAARSIIAWPAPHAQNTEAAHGSALGDDEVAATKRVLGFDPEKTFEVSDEVIAHTRKALDRGREAKAEWEKEFSAWRTANPERAAEFDRINANELPAGWEDKLPVFEAGKGVATRAASGKVLGALGAVIPELWGGSADLAGSNNTTIDKDSSFLPVGNPLPEADPYGRTIHFGIREHAMAASMNGIALHGHTRIYGGTFLVFSDYMRNAVRLSALMHLPVTYVWTHDSIGLGEDGPTHQPVEHLASLRAIPGLNIVRPADANETAIAWREILRRHTKVFGKGAPHGLALTRQGVPTYERNEAAAKGGYVLFEAEGGPAQVLLIGTGSEVHLAVEAREQLQAQGVPTRVVSMPSVEWFEEQDQEYKDSVLPPSVKARVAVEAGIGLTWHRYVGDAGRIVSLEHFGASADAKVLFREFGFTAENVVAAANESLAAAAR, encoded by the coding sequence GTGAGCACCAAGCCGACCACCACAGAGCTCGAGTGGACCGAACTGGACCAGCGGGCCGTCGACACCGCCCGCATCCTGGCCGCTGACGCGGTCCAGAAGGTCGGAAACGGCCACCCCGGTACGGCGATGAGCCTGGCCCCCGCCGCGTACACCCTCTTCCAGAAGGTGATGCGGCATGACCCGGCGGACCCCGAGTGGGTGGGCCGCGACCGCTTCGTGCTCTCCGCGGGGCACTCGTCCCTGACGCTCTACACCCAGCTCTACCTCGGTGGGTTCGGGCTGGAGCTGGCGGACCTCGAGGCGTTCCGCACCTGGGGCTCCAAGACCCCGGGCCACCCGGAGTACGGCCACACCAAGGGCGTCGAGACCACCACCGGCCCCCTCGGCCAGGGCATCGCCAACGCGGTGGGCATGGCCATGGCATCGCGCTACGAGCGCGGCCTGTTCGACCCGGAGGCCGCCCCCGGCACCTCCCCGTTCGATCACATGATCTACGCGATCGCGGGCGACGGCTGCCTCCAGGAGGGCATCTCGCACGAGGCGTCCGCGCTGGCCGGCCACCAGAAGCTCGGCAACCTCGTCCTGCTGTGGGACGACAACCACATCTCCATCGAGGGTGACACGGAGACGGCCGTCTCCGAGGACACCCTGAAGCGCTACGAGGCGTACGGCTGGCACGTCCAGCGCGTCGAGCAGCAGGAGAACGGCGACCTCGACCCGAAGGCGCTCTTCGCCGCCCTCCAGGCCGCCAAGGCCGAGACCGGCCGCCCGTCCTTCATCGCGGCCCGCTCGATCATCGCCTGGCCCGCCCCGCACGCCCAGAACACCGAGGCCGCCCACGGCTCGGCGCTCGGCGACGACGAGGTCGCGGCCACCAAGCGCGTGCTCGGCTTCGACCCGGAGAAGACCTTCGAGGTCTCCGACGAGGTCATCGCCCACACCCGCAAGGCCCTCGACCGCGGCCGCGAGGCCAAGGCCGAGTGGGAGAAGGAGTTCTCCGCCTGGCGCACCGCCAACCCGGAGCGCGCCGCCGAGTTCGACCGCATCAACGCCAACGAGCTGCCCGCGGGCTGGGAGGACAAGCTCCCCGTCTTCGAGGCGGGCAAGGGTGTCGCCACCCGCGCCGCCTCCGGCAAGGTCCTCGGCGCGCTCGGCGCGGTCATCCCGGAGCTGTGGGGCGGCTCGGCCGACCTGGCCGGCTCGAACAACACCACCATCGACAAGGACTCCTCGTTCCTGCCGGTGGGGAACCCGCTGCCGGAGGCCGACCCGTACGGCCGCACCATCCACTTCGGCATCCGCGAGCACGCCATGGCCGCGTCCATGAACGGCATCGCCCTGCACGGCCACACCCGCATCTACGGCGGCACCTTCCTGGTGTTCTCCGACTACATGCGCAACGCCGTCCGCCTCTCCGCGCTGATGCACCTGCCGGTGACGTACGTGTGGACGCACGACTCCATCGGTCTGGGCGAGGACGGCCCGACCCACCAGCCGGTCGAGCACCTCGCCTCGCTGCGCGCCATCCCGGGCCTGAACATCGTCCGTCCGGCCGACGCCAACGAGACCGCCATCGCCTGGCGCGAGATCCTGCGCCGCCACACCAAGGTCTTCGGCAAGGGCGCCCCGCACGGCCTCGCGCTGACCCGCCAGGGTGTGCCGACCTACGAGCGCAACGAGGCGGCCGCCAAGGGCGGGTACGTCCTGTTCGAGGCCGAGGGCGGCCCGGCGCAGGTCCTCCTCATCGGTACCGGCTCCGAGGTGCACCTGGCCGTCGAGGCCCGCGAGCAGCTCCAGGCGCAGGGTGTTCCCACCCGGGTCGTCTCGATGCCGTCCGTCGAGTGGTTCGAGGAGCAGGACCAGGAGTACAAGGACAGCGTCCTGCCGCCGTCGGTGAAGGCCCGTGTCGCGGTCGAGGCGGGCATCGGCCTGACCTGGCACCGCTACGTCGGTGACGCCGGTCGGATCGTCTCGCTGGAGCACTTCGGTGCCTCGGCCGACGCGAAGGTGCTCTTCCGCGAGTTCGGCTTCACCGCCGAGAACGTCGTGGCCGCCGCCAACGAATCCCTCGCCGCCGCCGCGCGCTGA
- the secG gene encoding preprotein translocase subunit SecG: protein MGFSIALIVFSALLMLLVLMHKGKGGGLSDMFGGGMQSSVGGSSVAERNLDRITVVVGLLWFACIVALGLLTKSST, encoded by the coding sequence ATGGGGTTCTCGATCGCCCTGATCGTCTTCAGCGCCCTGCTGATGCTGCTCGTGCTGATGCACAAGGGCAAGGGCGGCGGCCTCTCCGACATGTTCGGCGGCGGTATGCAGTCGTCGGTCGGCGGTTCCTCCGTCGCGGAGCGCAACCTCGACCGCATCACCGTGGTCGTCGGTCTGCTGTGGTTCGCGTGCATCGTCGCGCTCGGCCTGCTGACGAAGTCGAGCACCTGA